The sequence AAAACGATCGAGGCCCGGCCAGCCGTCATGCGGCTGGCCGGGCCTTTGTCTTTTTTTGGTGCCCGCCTTGCGCCCTCGACAGGATCGCAAGCCCCTCCGCGCGGCAACGGGAGAATTGACTCCGCACAACCTGCAATTTTTATCGGAAAAACCAATAATTATATCCAAAAAAGGCAGGTTATCCGATCAAGCCTTCTGACGCAGGGTTGGGTGTCCGGCGGGTTTTCGCGCTGGCACATTTCGCGATACCCGTCAGGAGCCAGAGTTGAGCGCCGTCTATCTGAATTACTCGCAAGCCGAACTGGACCGGGCGTACGACCAATCGTGCTGGGCTCCCGAAATGGCGGCTACGCTCGCCGCCTATGCCGCGCTAAGTCTTGCCCAGCGACATGAAACGCCGGCGGAAACCTTCCGCTATGCGGACGACGACATGGGCGGGATCGATGTTTTCAACGCTTCCGCCGACGGGCCGCTGATCTATTTTCTCCATGGCGGCGCCTGGCGGTCGGGCGACCGTTCCATGTACAGCTTTCTTGCGCGCAACCTGGACCTGACCGGGTGTCCGCTGGCGGTGCCCGATTATCCCAAGATCCAGTCGGTCGGCTTGCCGGCGATGGTCGACTGGGTCGCCGCGGCCCTGCGCGCCCTGCTGGCGCAGCGGCCCGACTATGCCCGGCGCGGCCTGGTCCTGGCGGGCCACAGTTCCGGCGCGCATCTGGCCGCATGTCTGGCGACCGGGGCAGGAGGCCCCGACATCGCGCAGCGCGTGTCCGCCTGTCTGCTCGTCTCGGGCATCTACGACATGGAGCCGGTGCTGCTGTCGAGCCGGCGCAGCTATGTGAATCTGACGGAGGCGGAGGCCCTTCGGCTGAGCCCGCTCGAGCATATCGAGGTGCTTGAGCCCGGCCGCATCGTCCTCGCCTACGGCTCGCGCGAGAGCCCGGAATTCGTCCGGCAGGCGGAGGCCTTCGGCCGGGCGCTGGTCTCGATGCGGCACGATGTCCGGATGCTGCGGATCGAGGACCGCGATCATTTCTCCATCCTTCTGGAATGCAACGATCCCGCCAGCGCGCTCTGGCAGGCCCTGACGTCGCTGACGGCGTCGACGCCGCGCTGTGAAGCGCCGCGGACCAAGGAGATGCAAGGACCGGACTAGACCAACCAAACACCGGAGAGGGAAAATGGGAGTGAGTTCAATGAGAATGACGTCGATTATCTGCGCCGCCGCGTTGATGTGCGGAGCAGCGCCAGCCCTGGCCGAGCAATATTCCATCGGAACCCTGCCCCAGGGCAGCAGCGGCTATGTCATCGCCGCGGCCATCGCCTCGACGGCCAGCGACCACACGAGCAACGACTTCATCGCCGTTGCGACGGGCGGCGCGAACCTCGTGTTACCGCAGGTGAATTCCGGCGAGATGGACTTCGCCACCTCCAACATGATCGAGGCGTCCTACGCCGTCACCGGCACGGGCAATTTCGAGGGCATGCCCTTGCCCGAGCTGCGGATCGCCGCGGTGCTGCCGCGCTATCAGGTCGGCCTGCTCGTGCGCCGCGACAGCGAGTTCAAGACGGCGGCCGATCTGGCCGGCCGCCCGGTGCCGACCCAGTACAGCGCGATGAAGATGATCGAGCTGATGCAGGACGCCACGCTCGCGGCGGAAGGGCTGGACTCGTCCCGCTTCGAGGCGACCGCGGTGCCCAACTTCGCCAAGGCCGTCGAGCTGCTCGCCGCCGGCCGTGTCGATGCGGCCTATGCGGCGGCGACCAGCGCCCAGGTGCGCGAGGCGGATGCCTCCGTCGGCGTCCGCTTCCTCGGCGTCAATGCCGTGCCGGGCGGCGAGGAGAAGATGCAGGAGATCGCGCCCGGCTCCTATCTCGACACGATGGAGCCGGGGCCGGGTCTGGTTGGCGTCGACAAGCCGCTCACCATGTTCAGCTATGAATATGCCCTGCTCGTCGGCGCGCATGTGCCGGATCAGGTGGTCCATGACCTGGTGAAGGCGCTCTACGAAAACCAGAAGGAACTGGCCGAGACCTCGCCGCACTTCAAGGGATGGGAGCCGGCCAAGATCTATCGCCCGTCGAAGAAGGCGAAGTATCACCCGGGCGCGGAAGCCTTCTTCCGTGAAGCCGGTCTCCTGAAGGACTGATCGAGGATGCCGGGCAGCGGCGAGGTGCCGTTGCCCGGCCCTAGGTCGTGAACTCATAATTCTGACGAGAAACGGTATGCCCGAACCTGATCGGATACAAGGAGCAAGGCCGCAGGAAACCATCAGGTTTTCAAGGGTTTGCGGCGCTGTTGCCGGCGGGTTCCGGCATACCCGAAGGGCGCCGTTCGAGCTGCGATCTGCGGCGTCGGATCGCTCGGCCGGGGGACCTGCCCCGGCCATCGCGCTCCTCCTGGCATGTCATTGCCCGAACCGGCGCCGTTTCCGGCAAAATTATGAGTTCACGACCTAGTGCAAGGGTCTTGTGGAAGGGT comes from Stappia sp. 28M-7 and encodes:
- a CDS encoding alpha/beta hydrolase, giving the protein MSAVYLNYSQAELDRAYDQSCWAPEMAATLAAYAALSLAQRHETPAETFRYADDDMGGIDVFNASADGPLIYFLHGGAWRSGDRSMYSFLARNLDLTGCPLAVPDYPKIQSVGLPAMVDWVAAALRALLAQRPDYARRGLVLAGHSSGAHLAACLATGAGGPDIAQRVSACLLVSGIYDMEPVLLSSRRSYVNLTEAEALRLSPLEHIEVLEPGRIVLAYGSRESPEFVRQAEAFGRALVSMRHDVRMLRIEDRDHFSILLECNDPASALWQALTSLTASTPRCEAPRTKEMQGPD
- a CDS encoding TAXI family TRAP transporter solute-binding subunit; its protein translation is MTSIICAAALMCGAAPALAEQYSIGTLPQGSSGYVIAAAIASTASDHTSNDFIAVATGGANLVLPQVNSGEMDFATSNMIEASYAVTGTGNFEGMPLPELRIAAVLPRYQVGLLVRRDSEFKTAADLAGRPVPTQYSAMKMIELMQDATLAAEGLDSSRFEATAVPNFAKAVELLAAGRVDAAYAAATSAQVREADASVGVRFLGVNAVPGGEEKMQEIAPGSYLDTMEPGPGLVGVDKPLTMFSYEYALLVGAHVPDQVVHDLVKALYENQKELAETSPHFKGWEPAKIYRPSKKAKYHPGAEAFFREAGLLKD